In Engraulis encrasicolus isolate BLACKSEA-1 chromosome 24, IST_EnEncr_1.0, whole genome shotgun sequence, a single genomic region encodes these proteins:
- the LOC134441791 gene encoding dnaJ homolog subfamily C member 9-like: MGLLEHCQELFGTSDLYGVLGISKQASDSEIRRSYYKVSLQVHPDRAPDDAQATEKFQVLGKLYAVLSDKEQRAIYDEQGIVDEEDSLTQDRNWEEYWRLLFPKITLQDIVEFERKYKGSEEERQDVLQQYLQHEGDMDAIMAAALCCTQEDEPRIAALIQDAIAAGDVPKHKAFATESDRKKKARRKRAEKEEREAEEMQKEMGLGSEEDSLVMMLQQRQKSREQGFNSFLADLEAKYAKPGKAKGAKKSKK, translated from the exons ATGGGGCTGCTGGAACACTGTCAAGAGCTATTCGGAACCTCAGATCTCTACGGGGTTCTCGGAATCTCCAAACAAGCGAGTGATTCGGAAATCCGCCGAAGTTATTACAAAGTATCTCTTCAAGTGCACCCGGACAGAGCGCCCGATGACGCACAGGCCACAGAGAAATTTCAA GTTTTAGGGAAGTTGTATGCAGTTCTCAGCGACAAGGAGCAGCGAGCCATTTATGACGAGCAGGGCATTGTGGATGAGGAAGACTCTCTGACGCAGGACCGCAACTGGGAAGAATACTGGAGACTGCTGTTTCCCAag ATCACGTTGCAGGACATCGTTGAGTTTGAGAGGAAGTACAAGGGGAGCGAGGAGGAGCGTCAGGATGTGCTTCAGCAGTACCTGCAGCACGAGGGCGACATGGACGCCATCATGGCCGCCGCGCTCTGCTGCACGCAAGAGGACGAGCCGCGCATCGCCGCCCTCATCCAGGACGCCATCGCCGCCGGCGACGTGCCCAAACACAAGGCCTTCGCCACCGAGAGCGACCGGAAGAAGAAGGCTCGCAGGAAGAGG GCTGAGAAGGAAGAGCGGGAAGCTGAGGAGATGCAGAAGGAGATGGGGCTCGGCAGCGAAGAGGACAGCCTCGTCATGATGCTCCAG CAAAGGCAGAAGTCGAGGGAGCAGGGCTTCAACTCCTTTCTGGCTGACCTGGAAGCCAAATACGCAAAACCAGGCAAAGCCAAAGGGGCAAAGAAGAGCAAAAAGTAA